DNA sequence from the Atribacterota bacterium genome:
ACACCTGGATAATAAGCCGTAAAAGAGTATAACGTGAAAAAACAAGCAAGAGATACAGGATAAAATTAGTAGTTGGTCGTTGGTCGTTAGTATTTAGTAGATAGTGAATTACTATTAATTCAGTAATAAGTAAAAAGTGATAAGTAATATAATTAACCAGTTTGCTGGTCTACCAGTCAAAAGAGTATAACGTATACCGTATAACGTAAAGAAAAACAAATTCACCACCCCCACCTTTATCCTCCCCCCTCGAAGGGGGAGGAATTTAAAGAAGATTGTCTTACCCTCAAGGGGGAGGAAATGAAAAGTGAAAATCCTGCTGCCCTCAGGGACAGGTTCAATGTTGTAATCATCCCTCAAGGGGGAGGAGATAAAAAGTGAGAAGGATACCATCAAGGAGCAGGAAATGTGAAAAGCACATCTCTATCTCAATCGAAGGAAATAAGAAGGGAAAATACTTCCAATATTCCTATCTTCCATTATTCCATCCCTGTACCCATACACATAATGATAATCTTTATCTAAAAACAAAAAACAATAAACCAAAAACATTTTTATATTTATTCCTTCCTTGAAAACTATATACCAAATGATGTACTTCACTAAAAAATTTATCCGAATATTCCCCTCTCCCCTCGGGGGGAGAGGGTCAGGGTGAGGGGGAGAAATAGTTTTTAGTTCTTAGTTTATTGTTTTCAGCAAAGATAAAATCAATAATGGGCAAATTTGTTTCAACAAAAGGAAAAATATTTAGTGATTTCTTTTCAGGATCTAAAAACAAAAAACAATAAACCAAAAACATTGTACTTATACTACCCATATTTTAATATTTTCTTTGACTTTATCTGATATTAATAATAGGATATATTATATTATTAAAGCTTCAGACGGAGTTAAATATGTGCCATTCACTTATACCAGATGTATACATCAGGAATGTACACCAGATTGATATTCAGAAATTACAAACAGAAAAAGGAATAAAAGGAATTATTATTGATCTTGATAATACCCTGGTACCATGGGGTAAAAAACATCTTGATAATAAAATAGTATCATGGATAAACCGGGTAAAAGACAGTGAATTAAAAATATGCATTGTTTCTAACAGCAATTCTTCTCATGTCAGCGAAATGGGTAAAATATTTGGTATACCTTTTTATTCAAGCAGATATAAGCCGCTAAAGGGCCCCTTTTTAGAGGCAATGAAAATTATGAATACAGACCACAGTAATACTGCAGTTATCGGTGACCAGATATTTACAGATGTATATGGAGGAAAACGTTTAGGACTATTTACTATTTTGGTTTTTCCAATTAAAAAACAGGATGCACTGGGCACTCGCCTGATATACAGGAAATTAGAACGAATAATCATGTCCTGCTGGTTTAAAGCGGGTAGAATTAAGATGATTGAAGGCAATTGGCCTGAATAAAAAAGTATATTTAAAAAGATTATCCTTGCATATTGGGTATAATAATTTTAAGATAATAATAACGGAAATATTTAAATAATTGTAAATACCTGTATTCAGTGGTAAAGGAGTCAATATGGCAGACAGGATTGTAAAGGAAAAAGGGATAACCGGTGAATTTTTATTAGATATATTAATAAGAAATAAGGTTATCGATAAAAAAGACATTGAGAAGATTCATCAAAGACAGCTTGAAAAAGGAAGTAATATTCAGAGTATTATTATTGGTATGGGTTTAATCGATAAAGATAAGATGATGAATATGATTTCTGAAGAAATAAGCATTCCTTATGTAAACCTGGACGGAAAAACATTTGATCCTTCTATTGTTGCTATGATTCCTGAAGATCTGTCACGCCAGCACGGCCTTGTTACAATCGGCAAGCAAAAAGACAAGCTTGTTGTTGCGATGGCAAATCCGCTGGATGTTTATACACAGGATGAAATTAAGATTAAACTTGGCTATGAAATCGAAACCCGACTTGCATACAGCGAAGATATAGCCAGAGTTTTGGATATGGTTTATGGTATCACAGAAGACTGGCAGCAAATGATGGGTGAGATAAAATCCCTTGCTGTTACTGCTGTTGAGGAAACTGCTGAAGAGATGGATATCTCAAAGAGTATCAGTCAGTCTCACGAAGCCCCGGTAGTTGCCCTGGTTAATCTTATAATGCTTCGTGCTATAAAGGAAGGCGCAAGTGATATACATATAGAACCCTATGGTGAAAAATCATTAAAGGTAAGATACCGTATAGATGGTGTTTTACATGATATAATGTCTCCCCCCAGAAATCTGCATATGGCAATTATTTCCCGTGTTAAAATAATGTCAAATATGAATATTGCTGAACGGCGATTACCACAGGATGGCAGGATTAAGGTACAGGTTCATGGCAGAGAGGTAAATTTTCGTGTTTCTACTATCCCGGCTGTGAATGGAGAAAGCGCTGTTCTCAGGATACTTGATCCGGCACAGATAATGCTGGATTTAAAATCAATCGGTTTTTCTAAACATAATCTAAAAAAATATCAGGAGCTTATAGAAAAACCAAATGGAATCTTATTAGTAACAGGTCCTACCGGCAGCGGTAAATCGACAACACTGTATGCAACTTTAAATATTCTAAATTCAGTAGAAAAGAAGATAATGACTATAGAAGATCCGGTTGAATATCGCTTAGACGGTGTTAACCAGTTACAGGCAAGACCTAAAATTGGCTTAACGTTTGCTGCCGGATTGCGCAGTTTTCTGCGCCAGGACCCGGATATAATGTTAGTCGGAGAAATCAGGGATAAAGAAACTGCTGATATTGCAATCCAGTCTGCGCTAACAGGACATCTGGTTTTAAGCACCCTTCATACAAATGATGCACCCAGTTCTATTGTTCGTTTGATTGATATGGGTATTGAGCCATTCTTAATTTCATCTTCAGTAATAGGAGTTATTGCTCAACGCCTGGTGCGAAAGATTTGTGATTATTGCAAGAAGGAAATCCCCGTAACCGATGAAATAAAAAAGGTCATGGAAGGGCTTAACATTAACCCTGATAAGATGAAGGTTTTTCATGGAGAAGGTTGTCAGCATTGTAAGGGAACAGGCTATAAGGGCAGAACTGCAATATTTGAACTAATGGTAATAAATGAAAATATCCGTGAAATGATTTATAGAAATGCTTCTTTAAATGAAATCAGACAGACCGCTATTGAGAAAAACGGAATGGTTACCCTAAGAGAAGACGGGTTTAGAAATATCATCAAAGGTATCACGACTGTAGAAGAAGTTGTCCGAACCACAAGCAGCTAATTGCAAGTATATCTGAAAGCAGAGGTTTTTAGTTTTTAGTTTTTAGTTTTCAGTGAATATTAGAGAATAATAATATAGCAATAATAGGTAAAATTATAATAAAAAATTAATAGATTATTATTTATTAAGATAAATCTAAAGAGCAAAACAATATGTCTGATTATAAAAAATTAAAAGTTTGGAAAAATGCCCATCGGTTTGCAATAGATATATACAACCTTACTAAAAATTATCCTGATGAAGAAAAGTTTGGAATGATAGCTCAAATAAGAAGATCTTCATTATCAATACCTACTAATATCGTAGAAGGGTGTGGGCAGAATGAAAATGGGAATTTAATTAGGTATTTAGGTATTGCAAAAGGTTCTGCTTTTGAATCGGAATACCATTTGTTATTATCAAAGGATTTGGGTTTTATTTCAGAAGAAAAATATACTATAATGAGTGAAAAGATAAAATATATTATTAGGATGCTTACAAAGCTTATTTATTCATTAAAAATGGTAGAAAACAATAAATGATGTAATAATAAAAAACAGTATGGTAAAATGTATTATATTAAAAAGATGTTTTTCTGATTTTTTAATTTTTT
Encoded proteins:
- a CDS encoding YqeG family HAD IIIA-type phosphatase: MCHSLIPDVYIRNVHQIDIQKLQTEKGIKGIIIDLDNTLVPWGKKHLDNKIVSWINRVKDSELKICIVSNSNSSHVSEMGKIFGIPFYSSRYKPLKGPFLEAMKIMNTDHSNTAVIGDQIFTDVYGGKRLGLFTILVFPIKKQDALGTRLIYRKLERIIMSCWFKAGRIKMIEGNWPE
- a CDS encoding GspE/PulE family protein is translated as MADRIVKEKGITGEFLLDILIRNKVIDKKDIEKIHQRQLEKGSNIQSIIIGMGLIDKDKMMNMISEEISIPYVNLDGKTFDPSIVAMIPEDLSRQHGLVTIGKQKDKLVVAMANPLDVYTQDEIKIKLGYEIETRLAYSEDIARVLDMVYGITEDWQQMMGEIKSLAVTAVEETAEEMDISKSISQSHEAPVVALVNLIMLRAIKEGASDIHIEPYGEKSLKVRYRIDGVLHDIMSPPRNLHMAIISRVKIMSNMNIAERRLPQDGRIKVQVHGREVNFRVSTIPAVNGESAVLRILDPAQIMLDLKSIGFSKHNLKKYQELIEKPNGILLVTGPTGSGKSTTLYATLNILNSVEKKIMTIEDPVEYRLDGVNQLQARPKIGLTFAAGLRSFLRQDPDIMLVGEIRDKETADIAIQSALTGHLVLSTLHTNDAPSSIVRLIDMGIEPFLISSSVIGVIAQRLVRKICDYCKKEIPVTDEIKKVMEGLNINPDKMKVFHGEGCQHCKGTGYKGRTAIFELMVINENIREMIYRNASLNEIRQTAIEKNGMVTLREDGFRNIIKGITTVEEVVRTTSS
- a CDS encoding four helix bundle protein, with the protein product MSDYKKLKVWKNAHRFAIDIYNLTKNYPDEEKFGMIAQIRRSSLSIPTNIVEGCGQNENGNLIRYLGIAKGSAFESEYHLLLSKDLGFISEEKYTIMSEKIKYIIRMLTKLIYSLKMVENNK